TCCATCTCGTGGGTGATCAGCAGGACGGTGAGCCCGAGCTGCTGGTTGAGGTCGCGCAGCAGCTTGAGGATGGAGCGGGTGGTCTCGGGGTCGAGGGCGGAGGTCGCCTCGTCGGAGAGCAGCACCTTGGGGTCGCCGGCCAGGGCGCGGGCGATGCCGACGCGCTGCTTCTGGCCGCCGGAGAGCTGGCCGGGGTAGCTGCGGGCCTTGTCGGCGAGGCCGACCAGGTCGAGCAGTTCGGCGGCCTTGCGGCGACGCTGGGAGCGGTCCAGGCCGATGATCTCCAGCGGGAGTTCGACGTTCTCCTGGGCGGTCCGCGAGGCGAGCAGGTTGAAGTGCTGGAAGACCATGCCGATCCGCCGCCGGGCCTCGCGCAGGGCGCTGCCGGCGCGCTGCTCGTGACCGCCGAGGGCGGTGAGGTCCAGGCCGTCGACGGTGACGGTGCCGGAGCTGGGGCGCTCCAGCATGTTCACGCAGCGGATGAGTGTGCTCTTGCCTGCGCCGCTGGTGCCGACGACTCCGTAGACCTCGCCCTCGCGGACGTGCAGGTCGACGCCGGCCAGGGCGGTCACCTCGCGGCCTTGCGAGCGGTAGACCTTCGTGAGGTCCGTGGTGGTGATCACAGCTGCTTCCGTGGGTCGGGGGCGGACGTCGTCGAACCACCCGGCCGGGTCTCGGCCGGGGACGGGCGGCGACGCGCCGATGAGGGTGTTTCCGGACCTGCCATCCCTTGATCCTTGCGGCTGCACGGGCGGCCCGCGCGGGGGCGTGACCCGCACGGGTCAACGGCAGCAGGGCTCCCGCCCGGGCGGGCGGTGGGACGGGCGGGCACGGCGGCGCTCCACGACAGGAGCGGCCGGGGTTCTCGCTTCGGGGCGCGAGGAGGGGGCTACCACCGGCCGGAGGCCGGGGAGGACAGTGGCCCTCAGCGGTGACACATTCGACGGCACATGGCACTCTCACCTGCCGGCATGGTGCCGGTGGGGGTCCATTTCGTCGTCGCAGTCATGAGAGCCAGTAAATCAGATCAATCGAATGAGTCCCAGATATCAGGACTCCAAGTCCGGAATGCGGACACGACCCTTTGCTGCCAAGCACAGAAGCGCCCGGGTCCTGTCACGCACGTGACCGGACCCGGGCGCCGGGGAGACCTCAGGCGGAGGCGGCCAGCTCGCTGTGCGCCGGCTTCTCCAGCGCGACGTAGGTCAGCTCGCCGCCGATCGTCTCGACGCCGGTCTGCCGGTAACCCTGCCGGGCGTAGAGGCGCAGGTTGCCGAGGCTGCGGTGGCCGGTGAAGAGACGGAAGACCTGCACCGACCCGTCCTCCAGCAGGCGCCGCTCCATCGCGTCCAGCAGCCGGCCGCCCAGGCCGTGGCGCTGCATCCGGGGGTGGACCACCAGACGCCCTATCCGGCCGACACCGCCCTCGTCGACCCGGCCGCGGACGGTCCCGACGACCTCGTCGCCGAGCCGGGCGACCAGCACGTGCCGCTCGGCCAGCTCGGTGCGCAGGCTCTCCAGGGTCTGCGTCAGGGGCTCGATGCCCCAGTCGCCGTACAGCTCCGCCTCGCTCTGGTAGCCGAGGTACTGGAGCTTGAGGATCTGCTCCGCGTCTTCCTTGTCCGCAACCGAGATGATCACACTCATGCCCATGTACAGGGGCCTCCCCATCGTTGTTCTCCGGCGCGCGGGTTCGAGGGTGTCGCACCGGATGCTCTGCCGGAGATGTACCCGGCCGGGGATCGGTCCTGACCGGGGTATGGCGCACGAACGTATCAGCCCGGCAGGATGCACCACAGCCCGCCGGGCCGGGCCGCGCTCACGCTCAGTATCCGTGTGATCGCGTCACCGTCAAGAGGTGCGTTCGCCACCGCTCTACCCCGGCGTCAGCTTCTCTCAACCTCCCGGACGCCCGACGTGTCGAGCATCACGTCCGCAGGCCGTGCAGCACCGTGCGCAGACAGGACAGGCAGCGGGAGCGGGTGGGGCCGATGCTGCCGCGCGGAATTCCGAGCAGGCCCGCCAGGTCACCGTAGGTGAGCCCGGGCGCGTCGGCGAGCGCGGCGAGCAGCCCGGGACAGCGGCCGGGCAGGGCGGCGACGGCCGCCCACAGGGCGCGCCGGCCCCGCTCGGCGAGCACCTCCTCCTCCGCCGAGGGGGCGGGCGCGGGGCAGGCCGCACGCCCGGCGGCGAGGCGCTCCCGCTCGGCCGTCCGGGTGAGGCGCCGGCACTCGCGCAGGGCCAGCGAGCGCAACCAGGAGCGGACGTCACCCGGCAGCCGGCCGGCGGCGGCGCGCTCGCATACCAGCAGCCAGACGGACTGCTCCAGATCCTCGGCGTCCAGCCGGTGGCGGCGGGCCAGCACGGCGACGAACGGGGCCACGGCGGGACGCAGCCCCACCACCGGAAGCACGGCGGGGAGCGGAGGACCCGGCGTGGACCCGATGCCGCGCGGGGGCACGGGACCGTACGCAGACCCGGGACTGGACGGGGGCGCGGGACTGGACGGGGGCGCGGACGGGCGGCCCGCGCGGGGCGCGATCGGGGGCGCGGACGGACGGGTGACGGCGGGTCGGTCGGCATACACACCGTGTACTACCGGCGGCGGGCCCGTCCGGACACGGCCGGGCCGGCCCGCGACCGGGACGGGAACAGCACGGAGGGGGCGCGACGGTCACCCGTCACGCCCCCTCCGGTCGGGGCGTCAGCCCTGGGTCCACTCCTGCTGGAGGGCCAGGTCGGCCTTGAGCTCGGCCAGCTGGACCGCGACGGCGGACGGCGCGGTGCCGCCCCGGCCGTTGCGGGAGGCGATCGCACCGTGCACGTTGAGCACCGAGCGGACCTCGGGCGTCAGGTGCTCGGAGATCGCGGCGAACTGCTCGTCCGTCAGGTCGGACAGCTCGATGCCCTGGCCCTCGCAGACCTTGACGCAGGCGCCGGCGACCTCGTGCGCGACCCGGAACGGCACGCCCTGCTTGACCAGCCACTCGGCGATGTCGGTGGCCAGCGAGAACCCGGCGGGGGCCAGCTCCTCCAGACGCTCCCGGTGCACGGTGAGGGTGGCCATCATGCCGGTGAAGGCCGGCAGCAGGACCTCGAGGGTGTCGCAGGAGTCGAAGACCGGCTCCTTGTCCTCCTGGAGGTCCCGGTTGTAGGCCAGCGGCAGCGCCTTGAGAGTGGCGAGCAGCCCGGTCAGGTTGCCGATCAGGCGGCCGGACTTGCCACGCGCCAGCTCCGCGATGTCCGGGTTCTTCTTCTGCGGCATGATCGAGGACCCGGTGGAGAAGGCGTCGTGCAGCGTGATGAAGCCGAACTCCTTGGTGTTCCAGATGATCACCTCCTCCGCGATCCGGGAGAGGTTGATGCCGATCATCGCCGTCACGAAGGCGAACTCCGCGACGAAGTCGCGCGAGGCGGTGCCGTCGATCGAGTTGCCGACCGAACCGCGCTCGAAGCCCAGCTCGGCGGCGACCGCCTCCGGGTCCAGCCCGAGCGAGGAGCCGGCCAGCGCGCCGGAGCCGTACGGGGAGACGGCGGTGCGGGTGTCCCACTGGCGCAGCCGCTCGGCGTCCCGGCCGAGGGCCTGGACGTGCGCGAGCACGTGGTGCGCGAAGAGCACCGGCTGGGCGTGCTGCAGGTGGGTGCGGCCCGGCATCGCGGTGTCGGGGTGCGCCTCGGCGAGGCCGACCAGGGCGTGCTGGAGATCCAGCACCAGACCGCCGATGATCTTCGCGTGGTCGCGCAGGTACATCCGGAACAGCGTGGCGATCTGGTCGTTGCGCGAGCGCCCGGCCCGCAGCTTGCCGCCGAGGTCGGCCCCGAGCCGCTCCAGCAGCCCGCGCTCCAGGGCGGTGTGCACGTCCTCGTCGGCGATGGTGCCGGTGAAGGCGCCGGACTCGACGTCGGCCAGCAGCTCGTCCAGGCCGGCCAGCATGCCGGCCAGCTCCTCGTCGCTCAGCAGCCCGGCCTTGTGCAGGACCCGGGCGTGCGCCTTGGAGCCGGCGATGTCGTACGGCGCGAGCCGCCAGTCGAAGTGCACCGAGGCGGAGAGCTTGGCCAGCGCCTCGGAGGGGCCGTCGGCGAAGCGTGCGCCCCAGAGTCGGACGTCTGCGGTCGGTTCGGACGACATCGCGTGGGCTCCTTGCTGGGCTTACGGGTACGGGTAGCGGGAGGTCCCGGCTGCGGGGCGCAGCCGGGACCGTGCGAGCGGGGTCGCTCAGGCGAGGTCGCGGCGGGCCGCGATCTTCGAGGAGAGGCCGAAGATCTCGATGAAGCCCTTGGACATCGACTGGTCGAAGGTGTCGCCGGTGTCGTAGGTCGCCAGGTTGAAGTCGTACAGCGACTGGTCCGACTTGCGGCCGTTGACGACGGCCCGGCCGCCGTGCAGGACGAGCCGGATCTCGCCGGAGACGTGCTGGTTGGCCTCGTTGATGAAGCCGTCCAGGGCCCGCTTGAGCGGGGAGAACCACAGGCCGTCGTAGACCAGCTCGGCCCAGCGCTGCTCGACCTGCCGCTTGTAGCGGGCCAGCTCGCGCTCGACGGTGACGTTCTCCAGGGCCTGGTGGGCGGTGATCAGGGCGATCGCGCCGGGGGCCTCGTAGATCTCGCGGGACTTGATGCCGACCAGGCGGTCCTCGACCATGTCGAGCCGGCCGACACCCTGGGCGCCGGCGCGCTTGTTGAGCTCCTCGACGGCCTGCAGCACCGTCACCTTGCGGCCGTCGATCGCGACCGGGACGCCCGCCTCGAAGGTGATGACGACGGTGTCGGCCTCACGCGGGGCGGCCGGGTCCTGGGTGTACTCGTAGACGTCCTCGATCGGGGCGTTCCAGATGTCCTCCAGGAAGCCGGTCTCGACGGCCCGCCCGAAGACGTTCTGGTCGATCGAGTACGGGTTCTTCTTGGTGGTGACGATCGGGAGGTTCTTCGCCTCGGCGAAGGCGATCGCCTTGTCACGGGTCATCGCGTAGTCGCGGACCGGGGCGATGCACTTCAGCTCGGGGGCCAGCGACTGGATGCCGACCTCGAAGCGGACCTGGTCGTTGCCCTTGCCGGTGCAGCCGTGGGCGACGGTGGTGGCGCCGTGCTTCTGCGCGGCGGCGACCAGGTGCTTGACGATGGCCGGCCGCGACAGCGCGGAGACCAGCGGGTACTGGCCCTGGTAGAGGGCGTTGGCCTTGAGGGCGGGGAGGCAGTACTCGTCCGCGAACTCCTCGCGGGCGTCGGCCACCTCGGCCTCGACGGCGCCGCAGTCCAGCGCCCGCTGGCGGATCGCGTCCAGGTCCTCGCCACCCTGGCCGACGTCGACCGCGACGGCGATGACCTCGGCGCCGGTCTCCTCGGCGATCCAGCCGATGCAGACGGACGTGTCCAGACCGCCCGAATAGGCGAGTACGACGCGCTCGGTCACGGCTTTCTCCTTCACAACTGTGCGAACGGGGTGTGCGGTACGCGGGGTGCGGCGGCGGACTCCGGACTGAGCGGGTCCACCGGGGGCCGGTCCCATGCGGTGCTAGGCATAAGTATGCATGAGTCCGTATGGATTTCAAAACACCGGCCGGAGGGCGATGCCGGTGCGGTTCGGGAAAGGGGCAATGACGGGACACCCGCGCCCGTCCACCGGTGCGACGGACGGGCGCGGGCCCGGTGCGGCCGGGCAGGGCGTGCCGCTACTGCGCCTTGGCCTGGGCCAGCTGCATCAGGTGGTCGGCGAGCGCCTGGCCACCGGCCGGATCACGGCTGATCAGCAGCACGGTGTCGTCGCCGGCGATGGTACCGATGATCTCGAAAACCTCGGCCTGGTCGATCGCCGAGGCGAGGAACTGCGCCGCCCCGGGCGGCGTGCGCAGCACCACGAGGTTGCCCGAGGCGGTGGCCGAGACCATCAGCTCGCCGGCCAGCCGGGCCATCCGGCCCTCGCTGGCCGACTCCCCCATCGGCGCGCGCGGCGTACGGTCGCCGCCCTCGGCCGGGACGGCGTAGATGAGCGCGCCGTCCCGGTTGCGGATCTTCACCGCGCCCAGCTCGTCCAGGTCCCGCGAGAGAGTGGCCTGGGTGACCACCAGTCCGTCGTCGGCGAGCAGCTTGGCGAGCTGGCTCTGCGAGCGCACGGGCTGACGGGTCAACAGGTCCACGATCCGCCGGTGGCGCGCGGCACGGGTCTGCGGGACCTGTGACGTCGGCCCGGCGGCGGGCTGGCCGGAGTGGGGTGCGGTCATATGAATGATTCTCCCGGACTACGCGCGGCCGTCGGCGGGCGGGGCGCTCTCGTTCACCGACCGCAGGATCGCGGGCAGTGCGGCGAGGAACGCGTCGGCGTCCTGCTCGGTCAGCACCAGCGGCGGCGCGAGGCGCACCGCGTCCGGCACCGCGGCGTTGACCAGGAACCCGGCCTCCTGCGCGGCGGCCTGGATCTTGGCCGCCACCGGCTCGGTCAGCACGATGCCGAGCAGCAGGCCGGCGCCCCGCACGTGCGAGACCAGCGGGTCCCCGATCGCCTCGATGCCCGTGCGCAGCCGGTCGCCCAGCTTGCGGACGTGCTCCAGCAGGCCCTCGGACTCGATGGTGTCCAGGACGGCCAGCGCGGCCGCGCAGACCACCGGGTTGCCGCCGAAGGTGGTCCCGTGGTTGCCGGGCTGCAGCAGGTCGGCGGCCGGGCCGAAGGCCAGCGTGGCGCCGATCGGCAGGCCGCCGCCGAGGCCCTTGGCCAGGGTGACGACGTCCGGCTCCACGCCCTCGAAGGCCTGGTGGGCGAACCAGTGGCCGGCCCGGCCGATGCCGGTCTGGATCTCGTCCAGGATCAGCAGGGTGCCGGTGGCGCGGGTGATCTCGCGGGCGGCCCTGAGGTAGCCGTCCGGCAGCGGGATCGCGCCGTTCTCGCCCTGGATCGGCTCCAGGAAGACGGCGGCGGTGTCGGTGGTGACGGCGGCGCGCAGCGCCTCGACGTCACCGAACGGGACGTGGGTGACGTCGCCGGGCAGCGGGCGGAACGGGTCCTGCTTGGCGGGCTGGGCGGTGAGCGCGAGGGCGCCCATCGTCCGGCCGTGGAAGGCGCCCTGCAGGGAGACCAGGTGGGTGCGCCCGGTCAGCCGGCTGATCTTGAACGCGGCCTCGTTGGCCTCGGCGCCGGAGTTCGAGAAGAACACCCGTCCGTCCCGCCCGGAGAGCTCGATCAGCCGCTCGGCGAGCTTCACCGTGGGCTCGGCGAGGAACAGGTTGGAGATGTGGCCGAGCGAGGAGATCTGCTCGGTCACGGCCGCCACGATCGCCGGGTGGGCGGTGCCGAGGGCGTTGACCGCGATGCCGCCGATGAAGTCGGTGTACTGCTTGCCGTCGGCGTCCCAGAGCCGGGCGCCCTCGCCGCGCACCAGCGGGATCCGCGGGGTGCCGTAGTTGTTCATCAGGGCGTGCTGCCACCGCCCGGTCAGCTGCTCGTTGCCGCTCATGCCAGTCCCCCGGTCACCATCATGTCGTCGTCCGGCACGACCATCGTGCCGATGCCCTCATCGGTAAAGATCTCAAGCAGCAGCGAGTGCTGCACCCTGCCGTCCAGCACGCGGGCGGTGCCGACCCCGGAGCGGACGGCGTTCAGGCAGCCCTCCATCTTGGGCAGCATGCCGCTGGCGAGGTCCGGCAGCAGGGACTCCAGCTCGGTCGCGCTGAGCTGGCTGATCACGTCGTCGGAGTTCGGCCAGTCGGCGTACAGGCCCTCGACGTCGGTCAGCACGACCAGCATCTCGGCGCCCAGCGCCACCGCCAGGGCGGAGGCCGCGGTGTCCGCGTTGATGTTGTAGACGTGGCCGTCGGTGCCGCGGGCGATCGAGGAGATCACCGGGATCCGGCCGTCCCCGATCAGTGCCTTCACCGCGCCGGCCTCGATGTTGACGATGTCGCCGACCAGGCCGATGTCGACGTGCTCGCCGTCGACCAGGGCGTAGCGCTTGACCGCCGTCATGGTGTGCGCGTCCTCGCCGGTCATGCCGACCGCGAACGGGCCGTGGTCGTTGAGCATCCCGACCAGCTCGCGCTGGACCTGGCCGGCGAGCACCATCCGGACCACGTCCATGGTCTCCGGGGTGGTCACCCGCAGGCCGTTGGTGAAGCTGGACTCCAGTCCCAGCTTGTCCAGTTGGGCGCTGATCTGGGGGCCGCCGCCGTGCACGACCACCGGGTGCAGGCCCGCGTAGCGCAGGAACACCACGTCCTGGGCGAAGGCCGCCTTGAGCTCCTCGTCGACCATGGCGTTGCCGCCGAACTTGATGACGACGGTCTTGCCGTGGAAGCGCTCCAGCCACGGGAGCGCCTCGATGAGGGTGAGGGCCTTGGGCAACGCGGTGTTGTTGCGGGCCTGTTCACCCTTGGGTGCGATCTGCACGGTGTACGTCTCCGACTCGGTGGTGGGTTCGGGCGGGGGCGGTGCAAGGCCGCCCCCGGGGCCGGCGGGCTCAGGTCGAGTAGGCGCTGTTCTCGTGCACGTAGTCGGCGGTGAGGTCGTTGGTCCACACCGTGGCGGAGGCCTGGCCGGCGTTGAGGTCGGCGGTGATGACCACGTCGCGGCCGCTCATGTCCACCAGGTCGCGGTCCTCGCCGACGCTGCCGTCCTTGCAGACCCAGATCCCGTTGATGGCGACGTCCAGACGGTTCGGGTCGAAGGCCGCCGAGGTGGTGCCGATGGCGGCCAGCACCCGGCCCCAGTTCGGGTCCTCACCGTGGAGGGCGCACTTCAGCAGGTTGTTGCGGGCCACCACCCGGGCGACGTCGACGGCCTCGTCCTCGGTGGCCGCGCCGGTGATGTCGATCCGGATGTCCTTGCTGGCGCCCTCGGCGTCGCCGATCAGCTGCCGGGCCAGGTCGGCGCAGACCGCGCGGACGGCCTCGGCGAACTCGGCGGCGTCCGGGGCCGTCCCGGCGGCGCCGGAGGCCAGCAGCAGCACGGTGTCGTTGGTGGACATGCAGCCGTCGGAGTCCACCCGGTCGAAGGTGGTGCGGGTGGCGGCGCGCAGCGCGGTGTCCAGGCCGGCGCTGTCGACGTCGGCGTCCGTGGTGAGGACGACCAGCATGGTCGCCAGACCCGGCGCCAGCATGCCCGCGCCCTTGGCCATGCCGCCCACCGTCCAGCCGGCCGGGCTGGTGACCTGCGCGGTCTTGTGCACGGTGTCGGTGGTCTTGATGGCGACGGCGGCGGCCTCCCCGCCGTCCTCGCTCAGGGCCCGGGCGGCCTGCTCGACGCCGGGGAGCAGCAGGTCCATCGGCAGCCGCAGGCCGATCAGTCCGGTGGACGCGACCGCGACCTCGCCGGCGTTGACCTTGAGCTCCTCGGCGACCTTCTCGGCGGTGGCGTGGGTGTCCTGGAACCCCAGCGGGCCGGTGCAGGCGTTGGCGCCGCCGGAGTTGAGCACCACGGCGGAGAGCCGGCCGCCCTTGAGGACCTGCTCGGACCAGAGCACCGGCGCGGCCTTGACCCGGTTGGAGGTGAAGACGCCGGCGGCGGCCAGCGACGGCCCGTCGTTGACCACGAGGGCGAGGTCCGGCGTACCGGAGGCCTTGATCCCGGCGGTGACGCCGGCGGCGCGGAACCCCTTGGCCGCCGTGACGCCGATGGTGGGGTTGTTCGTCACGGTGCGACTCCGTTCAGGGGCAGGCCCAGCTCTTCCGGCAGGCCGAGGGCGATGTTCATGCTCTGCACCGCGCCGCCGGCGGTGCCCTTCACCAGGTTGTCGATCGCACTGATCGCGATGACCCGCCCGGCGTGCTCGTCCAGGGCGACCTGGACCAGCGCGGCGTTGGAGCCGTAGACCGAACTGGTCTGCGGCCAGCTCCCCTCGGGCAGCAGGTGCACGAAGGGCTCGTCCGCGAAGGCCTCGGCGTACGCGGCACGGACGGCCCCGGCCGTCACGCCGGGCTTCGCCTTGGCACTGCAGGTGGCGAGGATGCCCCGGGGCATCGGGACGAGGGTCGGCGTGAAGGAGACCGTGACGGGCTCACCCGCGACCGGGGTGAGGTTCTGCGACATCTCGGGGGTGTGCCGGTGGGCGCCGCCGACGCCGTACGCGCTGACGTTGCCCATCACCTCGCTGCCGAGCAGGTGCGTCTTGGCGGCCTTGCCCGCGCCGGAGGTGCCGGAGGCCGCGACGATGACCGCCTCGGGCTCGACCAGCTGCGCGGCGTACGCCGGGAAGAGCGCCAGCGAGACGGCCGTCGGGTAGCAGCCGGGGACGGCGATCCGGTTGCTGCCCTTGAGCGCGGCCCGGTGGCCGGGCAGCTCGGGCAGGCCGTAGGGCCAGGTGCCGGCGTGCGCGGAGCCGTAGAACTGCTCCCAGTCCGCCGAGGCCTTCAGGCGGAAGTCGGCACCGCAGTCGACCACCAGGACGTCCTCGCCCAGTGCCTGGGCGACGGCGGCGGACCGGCCGTGCGGCAGGCCGAGGAAGACCACGTCGTGCCCCGCCAGCACCTCGGGCGTGGTGGGCTCCAGGACGCGGTCGGCGAGCGGCAGCAGGTGCGGTTGCAGGAGTCCGAGTCTCGTCCCGGCGTTGGAGCCGCCGGTCAGCGCACCGATCTCGACCTCCGGGTGACCGAGCAGCAGGCGCAGGACCTCACCGCCCGCATAACCACTCGCTCCGGCGACGGCGACTCGCAATGCCATGACGTTCCCTCCTAGGACTTGGCATGAATATACGCAGCACGGAACATTCATGCAAGAAGCCTGCCCGGAGCCCCTCCCCCGGTGATCACGCTCCCGCCCCCAGCCTAGGGCCGGGCAGCCGTCTCCCGACCCCGCTTCACCCCGCCGGGGGCGACGGACCCGCCGCCCGCCGGGCGGCCGCGCCGGACTGCGCCGCTCCCCGCGCGGGCAGACCATGGAGGGACAGGCCGACCGCCCGGTCCGCCGACCACGTCACGGGCCGGGCCCGACGAGGAGTAGAGCCATGTTCGGTCGGAGCAAGGCGTTCAGCGGCTTCGCCGTGGACGACATCGACAAGGCCAGAGGCTTCTACGCCGAAACTCTGGGCGTCGACCTCACCGAGGCCGACGGGCTGCTGCGCCTGCACCTGGGCAGCGGCGCCGACGTGCTGATCTATCCCAAACCCGAGCACACCCCGGCCACCTTCACCGTCCTCAACTTCCCGGTGGAGGACATCGAGGCGGCGGTCGACGAGCTCGGCCGGCGCGGCGTCCGGTTCGAGCGCTACCCCGGGCTGGAGGCGGACGAGCGGGGCATCTACCGCGAGGCGGGCCCGGACATCGCCTGGTTCACGGACCCGGCGGGGAACATCCTCTCGGTGATCCAGGAGCACTGACCCGCACCACGGGCACCGCCCTACCGCGAGGGCGGCCCCTCCTGCAGCCGCCTCGCCGGCGAGAGCAGCTCGGGCAGCCGCAGCACCCGGCCGCCGGAGCCCGGCAGCGGCACGTGCAGCGGCTCCGTCCAGTGCGCCGGGATCGCGTCGAACCCGTAGCGGGCGCCCGCGAGGGCACCGGTCACGGCGGCGACCGTGTCGGTGTCCCCGCCCACGTCCACCGCCGCGCGCAGCGCGCCCGGGAAGGAGGAGGTGCTGCGCAGGGCCCGGAGGGCGGAGCCGAGGCAGGGCCGGACCGCGCCGTTGAACTCGGTCGCCAGGCCGGGGTGCCAGTGCGGGGCGAGCACGGTCGCGTACCGCTCGCGGTGCTCGCTGTCCACCAGCTCCAGGGTCTCCGGCAGGGCCCCGAGCGGGTCGGCGCCGGTCAGCGCCACCCGGACGAGTTCGTGCAGGACGGCGGTGCCCTCCCAAGCGGCGCGGTCGCCGTGGGTGAGAGCCGCGATCCGGCGCGCCGCGTCCATGCCGGCGGCCTGCCCCGCCGGCGCGAAGTACACGGCGGAGCCGGCCGCCCGCATCAGCGAACCGTTGCCCGCCGCGCGGAGGTTGACCTGGAAGTGCACCGCGGCGGCCTGGTCCCAGGGCATGCCGCTGGTGAGGACGTCCTCGGTCTGCAGGCCGATGTCCTTCGGGTCGTCGGCCGCCCAGCGGCGGAACCGGTCGAAGACGTCCGGCAGGTCGAGGCCCCCGCACTCCACCAGGGATTCGGCGAGATGCACGGCCATCTGCGTGTCGTCGGTGGCCTCGCCGGTGTCCCAGCCGCCGCCGCTGCGCATCGCGCCGGCTCCGGCCTCGGGCGGGAAGCGGGCGGAGAAGGCCCCGGCGGGCCCGAACTCGTAAGGGGCGCCCAGTGCGTCGCCGACCGCCGAGCCGACGACCGCTCCGGCCGCGCGCTGTGTCCGGTTCATTGCGGCAGGCTACCGGCCGCCGTCGGGGCAGCACCCGGCCCCGCCCCCGCTCCCGCGCGGGCGAGGCCCCGGAACGGCGTCGGGCCGCTCTAGAGTGGTGGCATGGCTCCTGACGAGGGGAGCGTACGGGTGGACAGCTGGGTCTGGTCCGTGCGGCTCACCAAGACGCGATCACTGGCGGCGGCCGCCTGCCGGGCCGGGCACGTGCGGGTGAACGGTGAGCGGGTGAAACCGGCGCACAGCGTCCGGGCGGGGGACGAGGTCCGGCTGCGCCAGGACGGGCGCGAGCGGGTCGTGGTGGTTTCGCAGGTGGTCCGCAAGCGGGTCGGGGCGCCGGTGGCGGCCGAGTGCTTCGTCGACAACAGCCCGCCGCCGCCTGCGGAGAGCGGGGCGCCGACGGGTGAACGTGACCGCGGCACCGGCCGGCCGACCAAGCGCGACCGGCGGGACATCGAGCAGCTGCGCGGCTGGTGACCGGCGCCGGCCTGCGCCCCGCCGGGGAGGCGGGGAGGCGGGGAGGCGAGCCGCTCAGGCGGGCACGCCCGCTTCGAGGACCTGGTCCAGGAAGCGGTCCACGTTGGTGACGATCCGGGCGATCTGCTCGTCCAGCGTGAGCGACTCCTCGGGCCGGCTGACCAGCGCCGACCTC
The sequence above is a segment of the Kitasatospora sp. NBC_00240 genome. Coding sequences within it:
- the argJ gene encoding bifunctional glutamate N-acetyltransferase/amino-acid acetyltransferase ArgJ, producing the protein MGVTAAKGFRAAGVTAGIKASGTPDLALVVNDGPSLAAAGVFTSNRVKAAPVLWSEQVLKGGRLSAVVLNSGGANACTGPLGFQDTHATAEKVAEELKVNAGEVAVASTGLIGLRLPMDLLLPGVEQAARALSEDGGEAAAVAIKTTDTVHKTAQVTSPAGWTVGGMAKGAGMLAPGLATMLVVLTTDADVDSAGLDTALRAATRTTFDRVDSDGCMSTNDTVLLLASGAAGTAPDAAEFAEAVRAVCADLARQLIGDAEGASKDIRIDITGAATEDEAVDVARVVARNNLLKCALHGEDPNWGRVLAAIGTTSAAFDPNRLDVAINGIWVCKDGSVGEDRDLVDMSGRDVVITADLNAGQASATVWTNDLTADYVHENSAYST
- the argC gene encoding N-acetyl-gamma-glutamyl-phosphate reductase — its product is MALRVAVAGASGYAGGEVLRLLLGHPEVEIGALTGGSNAGTRLGLLQPHLLPLADRVLEPTTPEVLAGHDVVFLGLPHGRSAAVAQALGEDVLVVDCGADFRLKASADWEQFYGSAHAGTWPYGLPELPGHRAALKGSNRIAVPGCYPTAVSLALFPAYAAQLVEPEAVIVAASGTSGAGKAAKTHLLGSEVMGNVSAYGVGGAHRHTPEMSQNLTPVAGEPVTVSFTPTLVPMPRGILATCSAKAKPGVTAGAVRAAYAEAFADEPFVHLLPEGSWPQTSSVYGSNAALVQVALDEHAGRVIAISAIDNLVKGTAGGAVQSMNIALGLPEELGLPLNGVAP
- a CDS encoding VOC family protein codes for the protein MFGRSKAFSGFAVDDIDKARGFYAETLGVDLTEADGLLRLHLGSGADVLIYPKPEHTPATFTVLNFPVEDIEAAVDELGRRGVRFERYPGLEADERGIYREAGPDIAWFTDPAGNILSVIQEH
- a CDS encoding ADP-ribosylglycohydrolase family protein, whose amino-acid sequence is MNRTQRAAGAVVGSAVGDALGAPYEFGPAGAFSARFPPEAGAGAMRSGGGWDTGEATDDTQMAVHLAESLVECGGLDLPDVFDRFRRWAADDPKDIGLQTEDVLTSGMPWDQAAAVHFQVNLRAAGNGSLMRAAGSAVYFAPAGQAAGMDAARRIAALTHGDRAAWEGTAVLHELVRVALTGADPLGALPETLELVDSEHRERYATVLAPHWHPGLATEFNGAVRPCLGSALRALRSTSSFPGALRAAVDVGGDTDTVAAVTGALAGARYGFDAIPAHWTEPLHVPLPGSGGRVLRLPELLSPARRLQEGPPSR
- a CDS encoding RNA-binding S4 domain-containing protein, whose product is MAPDEGSVRVDSWVWSVRLTKTRSLAAAACRAGHVRVNGERVKPAHSVRAGDEVRLRQDGRERVVVVSQVVRKRVGAPVAAECFVDNSPPPPAESGAPTGERDRGTGRPTKRDRRDIEQLRGW